Genomic DNA from Thermodesulfovibrionales bacterium:
CCGAAGGTCAGCCCTGCAATGAACATGAACCGCCCTTTCTTCTCTATATCACCCCTGAATGCGATGAAGAGTGCTGCGAAGAGCGAGCCGATCCCCGATGAGCCTGCAAGAAAACCGAGCCCCCTCGGTCCGACCTTCAGAATCTCCTCTGCAAAGACCGGGAGGAAGGTGACAAAGGGGATCCCGAAGAGGCTGAGCGTCGCGACGAGAACCATGATCCTGGATATATCGCCTTCCTTCGCCACAAAACGGAGTCCTTCGGAGAGGTCGTTCACGACCGTTGCGATGCTCACCTTTGCCCTGTGGTAGGGACCGTAAGACTTCCGGAATAGTTTTTCACTTCTTTCTTCGCTTCTTCCCTTGATCATGAGAAGCGCAAGAATTGCAGCGAGAAAGCTGGCGGCGTTGATATAAAAACAGGCTGCAACCCCCACGGCTGCTATCGCAAGTCCTGCGATCACGGGACCGACGATACGGGCCCCGTTAAAAGCAGCTGAGTTCAAGGCGATGGCGTTCATGAGATGTCCCTTCTGGACCATCTCCGAGAGGAAGGACTGCCGTGCGGGCACATCGAGGGCATTCACCGTTCCGAGGAAAAAGGCGATGACCATGATCTCTCCTACCGTGATAATGTTGAACGCCGTCAATGCCCCGAGGAGAAGGGCAGGAATCATCGAGAGGGTCTGCGTCATGATCAGGAGATTCCTCTTATTAACCCTGTCCGCGACGACACCACCGATAAGGGTAAAAAGGAGAACCGGCACAGACGACGCGGCAGCAACAAGACCGAGGTACAGGGGGGATTTTGTGAGGGAATAGACAAGCCAACCCTGAGCGATGGATTGCATCCATGTGCCCGAGAACGAAATTACCTGACCGATCCAGAAGATGCGAAAGTCCCGCACATAAAGCGCCGAAAACCTTTCAGGACTCTGAAGAACTTTCCTCGGGGTCTCCATAATCTCTTATTGTACACGAGTCACGGATTGTGAATTCGGGGTTGTTTCCTATTCCCAAAGCCGGCCGGCAAGGGTTCTATAGAACCGGGACTCTATGCAAGAAAGGCCCCTTGTATCGGAGTGTCTCAGAGTTTCCTTTTGAAGGCGAAGACCACGGTAAAGTCAGGCGCGCCGGCGGTGTTGGGGTCCTCCGTCAATGAAAGCTCAAAGATGTTCTCCCCCCGTGAATATCGTCCACCGAACGAGAGCAGCACGGACAGTCTGTCTAATGAGGGAATACCCGTTTCCGGGAAAGGCGAACTCTGAAAGACGGCCTGCCCGAGGAGAGAGAAGTTCTTCCATGGTGCCGCTTCGACACAGACCCCTCCATAGAGCGAGTCTCTGAGCTTCACCCTTTCCTTCCATTTCAGATCACCCGTAAATACAACGCCCACGTTGCCGTAGAGCATGACTTTTTCGCCGAGTCTCTTATCGATGAGGACCGCTATCCCCGTATCGATGCCGCCGCTGCCGAAGCCCTTTGAGGCGCTTCCCGTCGGCAGTTCTATATCGGCCATGAGGCTCACTACAGGGTCGGCGAGGAGGAGCGCCTTCTTTGCTGTCAGCCGAATATCTCCCAAGCCGATAGTGCCGTTATCGGCCTGTATGAGGAGCTTGCCGTTCTTGCTCATCTCATAGAGAAACGTGTTGGCCGGCCTGTTGCTCCTCCCATAATCGGAGAAACCAAAGGTCCTGTGGTAGTCGGATAAAAAATGATCGAGAAACCCACTGTTGAAGCTCAGAAAGGGGACGTCGATGCCGAGTTCGAAGGAATTGACTATCTTTTTTTTGTACCGCAAGCTGAGTTCCGTTGTTTCCATGTCAAGCCCTACAGACCAGTCAGAAGAGCTTTTCACCATGTAGTCGCTGGAGTAAGAAAGGATCACGGAAAGGGAGTCCTCAGGGAGTGCTCGTTCGAGATACGGCGGATTAAGAAAGACAAAGAGGGGAAACTGATTTTTTACCTGTAACGGTCCCTCGAAGGAAGTCGCGGGAGAGGCGAGAAAGAGCAGAAAGAGAAGGGTCGACAAGTTGGCGATGCTGTTCTTCATAAACAATGGATTATACAAAAATAGCACCGCTTTGTATGCAGATGAGCGGAAAGCCGGAAGATTTTTGCTTTTCAGACTATTTTCAGATAGAATGAAATCAAATTTTCCGGGATACGGTGCATATGAGAAAGAATCAGGCCACCATCGAGGAGTTAGCAAGAAACATACGTCTCCTTATTCTCGATGTTGACGGCGTGCTCACCGACGGAAGCATCATCCTTGACGGCGGAGACAATGAGATGAAGGCCTTCCACGTGAGGGACGGGCACGGGATAAAGATGCTCGTTAAGGCAGGGGTGCAGGTCGCGATCATCACCGGGAGGTATTCGAAGGTCGTCGAAAGAAGGGCGCGTGAGTTGGGTATTACCGA
This window encodes:
- a CDS encoding MFS transporter translates to METPRKVLQSPERFSALYVRDFRIFWIGQVISFSGTWMQSIAQGWLVYSLTKSPLYLGLVAAASSVPVLLFTLIGGVVADRVNKRNLLIMTQTLSMIPALLLGALTAFNIITVGEIMVIAFFLGTVNALDVPARQSFLSEMVQKGHLMNAIALNSAAFNGARIVGPVIAGLAIAAVGVAACFYINAASFLAAILALLMIKGRSEERSEKLFRKSYGPYHRAKVSIATVVNDLSEGLRFVAKEGDISRIMVLVATLSLFGIPFVTFLPVFAEEILKVGPRGLGFLAGSSGIGSLFAALFIAFRGDIEKKGRFMFIAGLTFGASLLAFSLSRDYALSRLALVFTGWGIVSFLAVGNSFIQLSVPDSLRGRVMSVYALVFLGVAPVGSYIIGVIAHRAGTPGAVSIGSSVCLLTTLVLSKFLRRL
- a CDS encoding DUF3187 family protein — encoded protein: MKNSIANLSTLLFLLFLASPATSFEGPLQVKNQFPLFVFLNPPYLERALPEDSLSVILSYSSDYMVKSSSDWSVGLDMETTELSLRYKKKIVNSFELGIDVPFLSFNSGFLDHFLSDYHRTFGFSDYGRSNRPANTFLYEMSKNGKLLIQADNGTIGLGDIRLTAKKALLLADPVVSLMADIELPTGSASKGFGSGGIDTGIAVLIDKRLGEKVMLYGNVGVVFTGDLKWKERVKLRDSLYGGVCVEAAPWKNFSLLGQAVFQSSPFPETGIPSLDRLSVLLSFGGRYSRGENIFELSLTEDPNTAGAPDFTVVFAFKRKL